The following are encoded together in the Astyanax mexicanus isolate ESR-SI-001 chromosome 8, AstMex3_surface, whole genome shotgun sequence genome:
- the sdr39u1 gene encoding epimerase family protein SDR39U1 yields MLDTRKGNLPVNDRMRVLIGGGSGFVGRELTRLLKSKGHEVTIISRQPGPGRITWADVESSGLPPCEGAVNLAGENIMNPLRWWNDSYKRDLFSSRVDTTRTLAQAISTSSLPPHSWVLITGVACYKPSLQNQYTEESEWTSFDLLSRLVEEWEEAGRLPQSVAQKTRQVVIRPGAVLGRDGGAMKQMLTPFWLGLGGPLGSGRQPFPWIHVSDLAGLILHALEPSTNTTPPSTQPEVFNGVAPALNTNYEFTKELGRILWRPTLFPVPGFLMDALLGSERAVILTQGQKVIPKRTLESGFQFQYPDLVSALRKIVKG; encoded by the exons ATGTTAGACACACGTAAAGGGAATTTACCGGTTAACGACAGAATGAGAGTTCTGATCG GAGGAGGATCAGGGTTTGTGGGGCGGGAACTCACCCGTTTGCTGAAGAGCAAAGGTCATGAAGTCACCATCATCTCCAGACAGCCTGGTCCTGGCAGAATCACTTGG GCTGATGTTGAATCCAGTGGTCTCCCACCGTGTGAGGGGGCTGTAAACCTGGCTGGGGAAAACATCATGAACCCATTGAGATG GTGGAATGACAGCTATAAGAGGGATTTGTTCTCCAGCAGAGTGGACACTACAAGAACTTTGGCTCAGGCAATTAGCACTTCCTCATTGCCTCCACATTCATGGGTACTGATCACAGGAGTAG CCTGTTACAAACCCAGTCTCCAGAACCAGTATACAGAAGAAAGTGAGTGGACATCTTTTGACCTGCTGTCCCGACTCGTAGAGGAGTGGGAAGAGGCTGGACGTCTCCCTCAGAGTGTTGCTCAGAAAACCAGACAAGTGGTCATCAGACCAG GTGCTGTATTGGGCCGGGATGGCGGAGCTATGAAGCAGATGCTGACCCCTTTCTGGCTGGGTCTTGGTGGTCCTCTGGGCTCTGGTCGTCAACCTTTTCCTTGGATCCATGTTTCAGACCTGGCTGGACTAATCCTCCACGCTTTGGAGCCCTCAACAAACACCACACCCCCCTCCACACAACCAGAGGTGTTTAATGGGGTAGCCCCAGCACTCAACACCAACTACGAGTTCACAAAGGAGCTGGGCCGGATCCTGTGGAGGCCCACCCTGTTCCCTGTCCCAGGGTTCCTCATGGATGCCCTACTAGGCTCTGAAAGGGCAGTCATTCTCACACAGGGTCAGAAGGTCATTCCCAAGAGGACTCTGGAGTCTGGATTTCAGTTTCAGTACCCAGACTTAGTCTCAGCCTTGCGGAAGATCGTCAAAGGCTAG